The genomic window TTTCTTTCAGGCTGATGTTGAGACAGATGAAGTTTATGCTCAAATGACTCTTCAACCGCTAAACCCAGTATGTAATTTTAACTTGGACAAGTTCTCGTTATGTCTATACTACTAATCCGTTATATGATTCTTAGAATTCTTTTGATTTGCAGCAAGAGCAAAAGGAGGCGTTCCTTCCCTCAGACTTGGGATCCGCCAGCAAACAACCAACTAATTATTTCTGCAAGACATTGACCGCAAGTGACACGAGTACTCATGGTGGATTTTCAGTACCTCGTCGAGCAGCTGAAAAAGTTTTCCCTCCACTGGTACATAATTTTTTCCTTTTAGTCTGTAATTGATAATCTAAGAGTAACGTTAAAAAGTTTTCCCTCCACCGGTACATAATTTTTTCCTTTTAGTCTGTAATTGATAATCTAAGAGAACATTCTTTTGACTACCCTGTATTTTAAGATTATGTTTTCGCAAGCAGGACTTCTCCCAGCAGCCTCCTGTTCAAGAACTGATTGGAAGAGATCTGCATGACAATGAATGGAAATTCAGGCATATATTTCGTGGTAAATTCTCACATAAGAATATCTCCTTTGTGTTCAACCTCTTAATATGACTCATGAAATCTGTAAGTAATTACATATGTCTATATTTAAAGCTGTGGTAGCCAATTGGATGTTGGAATTAGATTTTCACTacaagttgaacatgagtacagGACACTTTTTATGGAAATCATTACTAAATAACTGTCTCGGGATTTTAAAAATTTGTGAGTTATTCTTATATTGCAGGACAACCAAAGAGGCATCTACTTACAACAGGATGGAGTGTTTTTGTAAGTGCAAAGAGACTCGTTGCTGGTGATTCTGTCCTTTTTATATGGTAGGTTGATTTTATTATATAATGTTGGCATTTATATGTCTGTCAATCAGAATTTTTTTAAAGAGTCTCCTGTAACAAAAATTAATTAACTTTTAGGAGCTAAATAACGGGAATATATTTAACTTATTTTGCCTCTTATAACGATAATACAAGTTATTTTCCAATGCCCTAAGAACTTTTTTACAGCATCCTCACTCATCTCATAATCATATTATAGATATTGAGCTCTATGTTCTTTGCTCCAGGAATGAGAAGAATCAGTTACTTCTTGGTATTCGACGTGCAAGCCGACCACAAGCTTTCATGCCTTCATCAGTCTTATCAAGTGACAGTATGCACTTGGGTCTCCTTGCTGCTGCAGCCCATGCAGCCTCCACCAACAGCCGATTCACTATTTTCTACAATCCAAGGTACTGTAATTTGCATTATGTTATAGTCATAAAATTGTGATCTGTTTCTTATATTACTATTTACTTTGTACTTAGGTCTAGTCCGTCAGAATTTGTTATACCTCTTGCCAAGTATGTTAAAGCAGTCTATCATACTCGGGTTTCCGTTGGCATGCGCTTTCGGATGCTATTTGAAACAGAAGAATCAAGTGTTCGTCGGTAGGTTCCGATTTTGGATCTTCTTACACGTATTTTCATTGTTTTTCTTGTCTATGATTTTTTTTCCTTCGCCTAAAAAGTTCTTTGGTGTCATAATTTCATGTAAGAAATGAGAATTTGAATTATCCAAAAAAATAGAACGAGAATTGTTTGTTAACTTGATATAACTGACCCAACTCGTGCTCTTTAATTAGAAACTACGAAGTGCAAAACTGTTATTTTATCTTATAAGATATACATCTGGCTTTCCCCAGATATATGGGCACGATAACTGGAATTAGTGACCAAGATTCGGTTCGGTGGCCAAACTCTCACTGGCGCTCAGTAAAGGTTTGTTCCATAGGTTTAAGCTTTATACTGGTTAGGTTTCTACAATATGATTTTATTATATTCCGGCTTACAATCTTGTAACAACTACATGGCAAGTCCAGGTGGGCTGGGATGAATCTACAGCTGGGGAAAGGCAGCCAAGAGTGTCCCTCTGGGAAATCGAACCTCTAACAACATTTCCCATGTATCCCTCTCCATTCCCTCTCAGACTCAAGCGACCATGGCCACCAGGATTACCCACTTATAATGGTAATATTGTTGTTTCTTCCCATTATTTTGTATATTCTATATACTTGCAATAATTTTAAGCCACTTGTGCAACCTTATTTTTCGAATCCATTCAGCATTTCCCTTTACCTTTTTATTACATATAGGAATGAAGGATGATGGTCTCGGAATGAATTATCCACTTGCATGGCTTCGCGGGGATTCTGGATCCCAAGGAATTCAGTCTCTTAACTTTCAGGGGATTGGGGTTTCACCTTGGTTGCATCCAAGACTGGACGCCTCAATGCTTGGTACGGAAACGGCAGATGTTTACCAGGCCATGGCTGTTGCTGCTCTTCAGGATATGAGGGCGATTGAGACATCCAAACAAACAGTTCCATCACTTGTGCAATTCCAGCAAGCTCAAGGAGGTTCTAGCAGATCAGATAATTTACTGCACAATCAGATGATGCATCAGTCACATCCTCAACCTCAATATTTTCAGAATCTCGGTGAAAATCAGTCACTAGCCCAAACACAGTCTCATCTTCTCCAGCAGCAGAATCCATTTAATAATCAGCTGCTGCAACAGCAACAGGACCaccagcagcagcagcagcagcaacaacagaaacaacaacagcagcagcagcagcagcagcagcaacagcatcagcatcagcagcagcaacagcaacaacagcagcagcagcagcagcagcagcaacagcagcagcagcaacagcagcagcagcaacatcaacaacagcagcagcagcaacatcaacaacagcaacagcacCACCAACAACCACATATACGACCACAACAGAGTCTGGTTGATGGTCATCAAGTTTCCGGTGCTGTCCCTCTATTGTCCCAGTTTACTGCTCACACTCAGTCCCCTTCATTCCAAACCATTTCCTCTATGCAACAGAGTTTTTCTGAGTCAAGTACAAACCCTGTACCAAATCCTGTTGTTTCTCCTCTTCACAGTCTTTTGGGTTCATTCCCCCAGGATGAAACATCCCAGCGTATCAATTTTCCTAGGTCCAGCTCTTTATTAACCTCTTCAGGGTGGCCCCCAAAACGAGTTGCAGTTGACCCTAGTCTGTCTTCTGGAGCAAGACAAAGAGACATGTCTCATGTGGAACACTTAGCACCACTCCATACTCAGTGTGCTGTTTCTTTGCCCCCATTCCCTGGCAGGGATTTCTCGATTGAGCAAGACGGGAGCAATGACCCACAAAGCCATCTTCTTTTTGGGGTCAATATAGATTCAACAACTCTCTTGCAAAATGGGATTTCAAGCCTCAGGGAAGTTGGTAGTGACGGAGATTCCACAACCATACCTTTTGCCTCCTCTAACTACATGAGTACTGCAGGGCCAGATTATTCACTTAATTCAATGGCGCCAACCAATTTTATCGATGAGTCCAGTTTTCTGCAGTCTCCTGATGAGGCAGGGGAGGCAAACCCCTCTAGCAGAACCTTTGTTAAGGTATTTTTGGTCTTCAGTATATAATTTTCTTGATTGATCTTTAGCATGCTGTATGATTTCTTTCACCGATCTTTTTTTTTCCTGAAATAATTGTCATTAATGTGAGGTCCTGCTGTTGTGATTATTGGTTTCCTTTTGTAACCTTTGAAATGCGTTTTGGGATTTGATTGTATTGGTTTTGTTGCTGATCTGGCCATCTTCCGGTTATTGCTATTGTTGTCAGGTTTACAAGTCAGGGTCCTTTGGGCGGTCACTGGATATAGCAAAATTCAGCAGCTATCATGAGCTGCGTAGTGAACTTGCCCATATGTTTGGTCTTGAAGGCCAATTAGAGGATCCTCTGAGATCAGGCTGGCAGCTTGTATTTGTTGACAGGGAGAATGATGTTTTACTCCTTGGCGATGACCCATGGCCGTAAGTTATCtgatttaattatatatataacatatgGAAGTTGTTATAACTActtataaattttaatatattaactTTAATTGATAAAACCACCATAGGAGACAAAAAGATAGCACATCTAGGCTATGTTACTGGGACTCGGTTAAGTGTCCGACTTGGATACGTGTCCATATGTCGGACTCAGAAATATTTTGAAATGTACACATGTTTTTGGCTTACTGTAAGTGTCCAAGACCGAGTGTCAGGTTTCCGACAGGGACTTAGGCAAATTGAccgagtccgagtaacatagaATCTAGGCCATTACATTCCTTCTTTTAAGTTTTAAATTTTTATGTATGTCTGTTGTTACAGTTACCTGCAATTCCATCTAATGGTTTGGAAATTTGATAAACAAAAATATACAATTATTTGATGTCTGGAATGAGCATCTTTCAACCTTGATATATTCGAAATACTAAAATCTAACATATGCAATTGATTTGAGGCATAGGAGTGTTATATAGTGCGTCACTTATGCGTTTTGTTACATTGGATTACCAGTTTAAAACATTAGGGTGACATCCTATGCGGCAAACCAATTTAAATTTGCCACATTGTGCTAGCACATCAGGATACAGTGCAATTATTTTTGCTGGATTTAAAATAACTTTCTATTCCATGTATGCATTTTCGTTTATTGTTTTTTCAAAAACATATAATGGTTTATGTATTGCAGGGAGTTTGTAAACAGCGTCTGGTGTATAAAGATACTATCACCGCAAGAGGTGCAGCAGATGGGGAAACAAGGTATAGAGCTTCTGAACGCGGTTCCAGTTCAGAGGCTCTCTAGCACCAGCTGTGACAACTACGTGAGCCAACAAGAGTCAAGAAATTTGAACGCGGGGATTGCATCCGTAGGTTCTCTTGATTACTGAAACTCACAAATTAGATAAACAACTATCTCGACTGTAATATTACCATTTCTCGTCAATATTAGTATGGTGGGAGAAACTTCCAATTCTAGCTTAACGTTTTTCTTTTAAGTAATTTTGTAATTATAGTATCTTAAGTGTTTCTGTATTTTATTATGTTTCTTAACAGCAAAATATTAAAGTGTACTTGGTAGAGATTAATATTTGTGAAGATAGAACAGGGAGGATGCTTAATCACTGGGCAGCTGTTTCTATATATATTTCTGGGAATGGTCGGTCTCATTCACATTAATTTAAATACCCCCCAGTACCGAGGCTCGATTTTCTCGATACAATAAGGAAGTCTACTGtaattttttttccttttcaTAATTTTGTAATTGCCAGATACAGAATCTTATGCGTACGCATTCATGCCAGAGGCCTTGAACCATAAAGTTGATTGTTCTGCTTACTCGCTTTCCTAAAATTGTGGTTACAAATTTCGAAAATCGGAATAATTCGGCTGAGATATAGGCGATTTTTGACAAATTGGATGATTTATCGGCGATTTGGGGAATCGATCAAATATATGTGATCAATTTATCGGCGATTTTTTAGAAATCTGCAGATTTCTATAAGCCTAAAATGGGCACTCAAATGTCAAAAAATATCCCTTCTCTGAATGTGGTTCACATAGTTTGCCTAAAATAACATTACTGCGCATCAAACTGATAATCAACAAACATCAGCGAATTTTACTGATTATAATCTAAATAATGCTTCTAACACTGTAATACGTTTGCATTGAGGGTAACTGTTAGCACAACAATTACATCATAATTGCAACCTGTGTTTGCATGTTAATACAAGGATGGAGGATAACTAAAGGGACATAAATCTCATAGACGCGTAAACTAGCTATTCTGCAATATAGATGCCAAAACAAATTTTCAAGTCTGTAGTGGTTCTTTTGTTAATGTCTTCACGACCATGCACAGCACATATAAGAAGATGAAACTCGACCTGTTCGGCGAATGCGTTCTGCCTGAGCTGCCAGTTTATGAGACTCACTAGTTTTCTTAGCTTCAGTTGCATCTCTTTTTTCTTCTGATCTTTGTTTTGCCATCGCAACTTTTTTCACCATCTTTGCTTGAGCATGCGCACTCATTTGTTCTACTTTGGCCTGAATGCATATGAATACATTTTGGAGTTGGAAGATTTCTACTTGAATATTAACTTCAAAATTTTCAAGTCACTCCAATTTTTGTTTAATGAAATACAAAGTGCATCATATGGAATATCATTAAAGTGTCAACTCAGATGAAGAATTTTAAATAGCAAACCTCTATTCTTCTCATCTCGGCATCAAGTTTAGCTTTCTGCTGACTTTCCCAAGCTTGGATTTTTATATCTTCGCGTCTAAATCTGAACAAGCAACCACTTTAGTCAGTCTGAAGAAAATATTGGAAACCAAATAGTTTATCACCATGACAAGAACTTAATTTGTTAAATCTGAATATCATTCCGAAAGGAAAAAACCTTGCAGCACGCTTAGATTTTTCAACTTCTTCCCAGGCTGCAGCGCGCTTCTGAAATTCAATCTTTCGAAGTTCCTCTACCTTACTGTGTTTGGCAGCTGAAGCATTCTTGTCTTTCTCTCCTCTGCTTGCCCAGGCGGCGATCTTCGTTTTGCCAAGTTGGACACCAAGTGCCACAATCTCTTTCCTGGTCTTG from Apium graveolens cultivar Ventura unplaced genomic scaffold, ASM990537v1 ctg6297, whole genome shotgun sequence includes these protein-coding regions:
- the LOC141703171 gene encoding auxin response factor 6-like, whose protein sequence is MRLSSVGFNQQSPEGENRCLNSELWHACAGPLVSLPAVGSRVVYFPQGHSEQVAASTNKEVDAHIPNYPSLPPQLICQLHNLNMHADVETDEVYAQMTLQPLNPQEQKEAFLPSDLGSASKQPTNYFCKTLTASDTSTHGGFSVPRRAAEKVFPPLDFSQQPPVQELIGRDLHDNEWKFRHIFRGQPKRHLLTTGWSVFVSAKRLVAGDSVLFIWNEKNQLLLGIRRASRPQAFMPSSVLSSDSMHLGLLAAAAHAASTNSRFTIFYNPRSSPSEFVIPLAKYVKAVYHTRVSVGMRFRMLFETEESSVRRYMGTITGISDQDSVRWPNSHWRSVKVGWDESTAGERQPRVSLWEIEPLTTFPMYPSPFPLRLKRPWPPGLPTYNGMKDDGLGMNYPLAWLRGDSGSQGIQSLNFQGIGVSPWLHPRLDASMLGTETADVYQAMAVAALQDMRAIETSKQTVPSLVQFQQAQGGSSRSDNLLHNQMMHQSHPQPQYFQNLGENQSLAQTQSHLLQQQNPFNNQLLQQQQDHQQQQQQQQQKQQQQQQQQQQQQHQHQQQQQQQQQQQQQQQQQQQQQQQQQQHQQQQQQQHQQQQQHHQQPHIRPQQSLVDGHQVSGAVPLLSQFTAHTQSPSFQTISSMQQSFSESSTNPVPNPVVSPLHSLLGSFPQDETSQRINFPRSSSLLTSSGWPPKRVAVDPSLSSGARQRDMSHVEHLAPLHTQCAVSLPPFPGRDFSIEQDGSNDPQSHLLFGVNIDSTTLLQNGISSLREVGSDGDSTTIPFASSNYMSTAGPDYSLNSMAPTNFIDESSFLQSPDEAGEANPSSRTFVKVYKSGSFGRSLDIAKFSSYHELRSELAHMFGLEGQLEDPLRSGWQLVFVDRENDVLLLGDDPWPEFVNSVWCIKILSPQEVQQMGKQGIELLNAVPVQRLSSTSCDNYVSQQESRNLNAGIASVGSLDY